The following nucleotide sequence is from Ornithodoros turicata isolate Travis chromosome 2, ASM3712646v1, whole genome shotgun sequence.
TGCGtgcgtcatgtgtgtgtgtgtgcgagtgtgtatgcctcatttttttttcaccgttatcccactcatatattaacccacatgcactgaggtatggtaccacaattgttgcggtgaatcacctcatctgATCGTCATTAATGTAGTAGAAGTAGTTATTGTTCTTCAATTCCTTCCGGTTCTTCTAAATCTCCCTACCGAAACGCGATAAGGAAACCTCTCCAAGCAGTGTGACGCGACGGGGACACCGAGACACCAAAAGTGcgttaaagaaatgctatcgcatttaataCAGCCGTGCACTCAGTTCGCTGGAAATGTTCGAATCCACACGCCTTCGCGTAACATTAATAGCACGTGTTGCGGGTAGTTTTAGAAAGACCATGGAAAGACAAGAAACGAAGGTTTCGTACAGGATCACGCAGGGGAAGTCTGCATATGGCTTGGTTTGTTCATTCATCTGAAGTAAAAGTGCAGGTTTCAGGTTGTGCATACAGACTGTGTATGGCTACCTCGTGAGTGTATTCCTCGTAGGTGCCAAGTTGTACTGACCTGTGGACGACtggaatataaaaaaatatggaggAAGTTGAATAGATTCCAGTGATTGCCCTGTATGGCTTTGCTTCGTTTAAGTGGAGTTCAAAGATTTATGTGGCTACGTTCGCGTTCTATGTATCTTCCGGCGATGTTTGATACTGTTCGCCCTGGTATATCGGGGACATTGGTAACTGCTTTGGGACTTTTCATTCCTCTGATAAGCTTTTCTCTTGGTGCTCATATTTTATGAATCGCACATGATGATTTTCGGTGTTCCTTTAATTTTGCAGGAGCTTCATGGCACTTTTTTGCGTCtgcgtctgtctgtctgtcttttaTGGTGTCGTTTGCCTTAGCACCCGGCTATCTCGACATCACGAGATATCTTCACCAGTCCAACCCTTTTGATGCAGAAGGGAGACACTCTTGCTTAGATCTTCTCGAGGGCACCGTATGTGTCGGTTAATGGCGTTCAGCCCATGAGCGTTATTTGGAATGGTAGGCTGTCGTGGTGGAAGTCGTGCATAGCTTTTTAGGCCAAGCCAAAGTACTCGTACATCCGTTCTCGTTTTCGTGTGTGCCTTCGTGAGTGCTTCATGCTCTCACTTTTCACTTCGTGTATGCCTTCACTTAGACCGATCATTGTTGAAAAATAGAAAATGCAACGATCCTCTACGGCTCTGTCATCATATGAATTTTGGGTAGTACATGAGCTGGATGGGGTGCTGGAGCAGGGTGGTTGCCCCTtggggcgcctgcagctccaatTCCTTTGGGCTTATGGAGATCCCATGTTATATATACGGCTCTCTTTTAAAAAGGCACAGAGTTCGGGTCACTAGTTTGTAGGAGACCGGTGGTCAAGATTGTCTCTTCTACTACTTCTTCTTTTGCGTTCtgaatgaggggggggggggcgtgcaaCGACGTAGGCCCTCGTCTTTTTAGCTATTATACTGTATTTTTTTTCGCCGTGTAAGACATAATCACAGGTTTTTCGACGAAAAGCACCTTTTTATGTTTAAAAAATTTGCACACTTTTTCCGACAAATTTTTCGAAAATATAATTATTGGAAACCAGAAGAGGTACCCATAGAAGGAGAGAGAATGAGAACCGGTGGGGTGTTACCAATACCTCCCTTTGTCCGAATTGTCCCAACATTGAATCAGTGTCTCACGTGTTAGACGACTGCGTTGTAGCAAGGACGTTTTGGAGTCTCGTTTGCCGGGTTTTCCCGTTCCGCTACCGTTTAGGGCACCGGATCAGGGACAGGTTTGTTCTTCTGCTCGTTGCAGTGGCAAGGTACGTCTTGTGGAAGAACAGATGCAGAGCGGTAGCTCAAAGCAGGCGCCTTCGCGTTCAGTACCCTCTCCTCATGTCGCTCCACAAGCAGGTAGTCATTTTCTTGGAGACCCAGTTTGTTACACTTGGAGAGACAGAGTTCCTCGGAAGATGGTCGACACGGTACATTAGTGTCCGCCGCGGCCGTGTCTCCTTGAATTGCCACTGGCTCACTTAGTGGCGTTCTTTTGTGGGATTCCTTGGGATATTACACTTGTTTTAGCTTGTCTTAGAGTGTGACTTCTCTTGTGTAAGCATTTTGTGTAATTAGTTTGTGCTACATTATATTGGAACTGTATTGAACCTGTACTACACAAGTTTACttggttatattaaatatcctaaCCAGAATGAGAAAAGGATGTTCTCACCTGGCAAGTATCCTTCTTGCCACGGCCGTCGCCTGCACACATCTGTGACTTAGCTATGGGAAGATGGCGTTCATAGGCTTTGCGGCATTCCTCCTCTTTCCAGATGGGTACTTGAGCCTCGCGAAGAAGGTCAGCGCCGCTGCCCTCTGCCAAAGAGGGAGAATGGAAAGTAAAGAGTGAAAGAAAGCTAATACGCCACTCTTGTGCCATTCCGAAGAGACAAACAACATCATAGTTTAAATCTTTCGTCCGTCTTCTACCACCACCCTGGGAGAAGTAGTTGCAGCCGAAAGGTAAttacagtgatggccactaacttcttctgcagtagtttaactataactgctaactacttcgcgatggagtagtttaactagtagttcaactacttttcaggggaggcaGTTAaaacttctttaactactgcaatgtattttaactacatctctaactacttaacgttgtccatcaacaccaatcccatactatagtgttcttggacacctaagtATGAATCATAAGCAGTGacaaaagtgaagatttagtacacatgcacggcacaattgctctgcacctccgttctcaccaaacaaacaagtagctcaaggtaaaagtcgaaAGCACAATTGTGCCGTAAAGCTGGCGGCAAAATCAGAAgcagttggcgcctgcagtaacctaactactgtatttaagtactcgaaatagtagtttaactagtagttgcacactacatttctgcaagtagttgataactacttgtaactacaatcaggtagtttaactagtagtttaattacatgtagttaactactggccaccACTGGGTAATTAAAAGGAAAGGTTCGTGCGGGACCGGATGGTCAAACCTTTTGCGTAAAAAAGTATTTCGTCTGCAGGTCAAGAACCGCATGCACGTGCACTGTTCGAGCACTATGGACTGATATACCGGATCATTGTTCAGTTATGTTACTTCTTTTTCACTTTAGTACTTCCCACTGCTATACGCGCCAAATGTACATCTATGTGCATATGTGTGTTTTTCATGTAGGAGTCGCAAGCGTTAACGCCAACGTTTTGAACTGCTTTTTGTTTATTATGTTGTCGTAGGTATTTGCCAAATCAGATCTCAGCTAATCATTGAACTGGAACTGAATCAGGAACTGCAGCGCCATTATGATTCCATATAGCTCTGCAGCGGTGAGAGATGTACGGTGATTCTATGCGTGCTCAGCTGTCGGTTGAAAGTTCAGGAACAACAACGCGCATGTGGATCCAACTTATGTCCTAAATTTATATCTAAATATGGTCGTATTTCGCCTACGCTAGGAGCCGCACAGTCAAATGGAGTCGCATTGAACTGAGACCACATCAGAGAGGGCCgcacagaaaagaaacgaaagtaaTTACCATAAACACCTTAAAATACAGTAAAATGAAAATACATACATAGAACAGGGGCTGCACATTTATTGTGTAGCCGGACGGTGCGTATACAATTCATTACTGTAAGACTGCACATGACACACCAAGAGAAATAAATAAGATGACGTTCCCTAATGGGTACTGAAAGTACAAAAGATTCGATACTGAGAAGATACTGAAGATTCGAAAAACACCTTTATAGTTATTCACAAACGATTATGACAATGTTAAGGAGCACTGAACTTATCTCCTATTTACACACTGTTTACAGTTTTAACTtggggaaaagaaaagaataagtAAGTGAGAAACAGATATCTGACTTTATTGACACGGGACGGTTTCGAGTTAAGATGGGCCCATCTTAATCCTCAGGCTAGTTACAGTGTTAGTTTACCAACGTGCACGCGCAGACCAGGTCGTTGTGACCTTAGCTTGTTGCTGAGGCTCATGAGCCAcaagcagacatgtacaagatactcaaaaatgtatttaagataagataataaatactaacgttagaatgtaattaagatagagtataaatacatgaaaattaatgtaattaagatagagtaccaAATActccaaaaagtatttgaaatacaattaagatactatttatccttgatcgcaaaaagtcaccggtcactggtcagtgcggcaagtcgccgctacatgacatgaatcacctaaaccccgcgcactacgctaaccgtcgctgtgtgataggagtcatcaaAACACAAGTCctaaaaagatgacaaagagataccacataactcgaCTAAGTATATGttacccagaacaaagcaaacttctagcaggtccctgctcggcgagttCAGAATTCGGCATCACCaagtcagggcacacataatagaaccctgacTGGCCctggattagtacacacggggcaagatctctaaatggggacttccaagaagggccaatgtccgggtcaagtccaagggactcaggaaatttccgctgaacaagcaagataatggaaagacgagacacagaaagtctgagagggagatccaagatatgtaattagagtattgagtagaaaataccataaaatgtattttaaatagagtacaaatacacaaaacaaaaagtattgagtagagtactaaaataccgcaaattgtatttaaaatacagtattttaaatacaatactccaaatacgtacaagtctggccaCAAGGAATGCTCACACGCTGTGTTTTTCTCAACATGGAAGTGGGCTGACTACGTTTACAAGGGTAAAgacaatgcctgaaaatctggCTTCTTcaaatttaatttaattcttTAATTCTTCATTAAATTTTTGGCAGGGCAGCCTTCTTCTGTTCCATGGTCAAGTGTCCTCGGATGCAGAATACTTGATTGCAAGCTGCATGCGTTCCGCGGGCCACGTGTTTGAGACCCCTGGCCTAAACTATGTCGGCTAACTATGCTTGAGGGATTAAACTCTTTTCACGCAAGGCCAAGGATTACACGATGAAACAAAGGGCGACTGCTATATGCTTTTCCACCTGTGCATATGGTATTGACATATGTGCGTTGAATACGTGATCTTAAATAAATACATAAGAAACAGGATCTACTCTGTAAACTGTAAGACTAACCTACTTCAATAGCAAATAGCACATCTTCAAGGAACCAATCACAACGTAAAAGAACTTTCGCTTGAAGTCATTGTTGGCGCTAGCCATGTTATCAACGTAACGCGTGATGATTCAAAACAGCAATGCGAAGAAAGGCAGGGGTGCCATTATAACCCATTGGGACTTTGCTCAAGTCATGCGTTGCAGATGCACCCCTTCTACCCATTTAACACCCTGTTAATAACTGCGCACATTTAACATAACTCGAGAAACAGAAATGCAATGAGACAGTATAGTACCGAATTTGGTAGCTCCCCATCCGACGATAAATCCGTGGTAACCAGAAATGTCCTTCTCTTCCAGGTCTCCGAAAGGCAGACACAAGGGCCTCACATACTGATTGAAGGTGACAGGCGTTGCCAGTTTGAGAACCGCGATGTCGCCGGTGAAACGTCGAGGGTCGTAATTGGGGTGCCTGGTGATGGACGCCACGTCCACATCGACCGGCGCTGTGTTGTCATCGAGGGTTGACAGATCATGGTCACCAAGACGGACACTCAAGTAACGAGGGTGTAACCTGCGCGGTGAGGATGGTCGTGTGATAAGTGACTCTTAGTTACACTACTGAGAGTAGCCTACGCTGACTTACGATCTCGCTCTGGCACCAATAGCGACACAGTGTGCAGCCGTGACCACGTGACGTTCGGACACAAGCGCACCTCCGCAGCTGACCTTCTCGTCACCGCCTGTCTTCAAGTATATGGCTGCCTGGGTGGGTAAGGTACATTGGCTTTCTCCTGTTATGTTTTCTACAGTACATATGAGTGTACGCTGATTTCAAATGTGTTCAATTTATCCGAAGCACCAGCACAATCAAAATCACCTACCATCCCTATTTTCTTGACTATAGGACAGATCGCAGTTTTCGTAGAATATTACTTTAAAAGGTCACATTTATTCATTATAAAAAATCAAGAGTGCGTCCATGCAACGTCTGAAAAGGGTAAACACAACAACATTAAGCTTATGATATCGCTAGCGTTGATACCAGTGATGAACTATTGCAAGCATGTAAGCTTTACATCCTTACAATCTTTAGAAGCATGTAAGTAGAACCACACAATATTAATAGGTGCTTCTCTTTCATGCACACATCTGTGGCACCAGTTCTACAATAAGTATCGAAAGCTGTGTCCGGTACACCGTGTACCCACTGAGTGGTTCATGATCAGTACCCGGTCACATTCGCATATTGCTGCGTAGTTCATTACCACAAGTCACTACTTCCATCTTACCATCCATGGCCATGCTCCGGGCTCAGCCACTTTCCCGCCTACAATCCTTGAGGTGCTGACGTTGCTGATGCCACAACCTGCAGTTGAGTCATAAAGTCATCTCACACTCCTGGCAAAAACGGCTGTTTGTTGAAACGTGACAAAGTTCTTTCTCTTCAATTTTTCACGTCACTTTACGATGTGTCAACCTTCCTAGTCAAACAAATACCGTATTTGGAAGGCGTTCCTTTTTGAATCGTACAGCTGTAGAAGAGAGTGAAGAGTGACGCTTATAGCCATAAATCGTTTTTGTCCTTGAAGGGTATATGTATGCAGCTGAATTACAGTGGCGCACGAAACAAACAGCCGTGCATGGAGTAGGTCTCACGATATCGTGTTGAAATGTGACGTACTGTTCAACGTGGACTGTGGTGTAACACTGCTCTACGGTAATCAAAGATAGATGTAGCACTGAAATTGGAGTCCGGTTACcgaactgtgtgtgtgtgcatgcgtAGCTGCATCCCCTAAAAGTGAAAGGAACTGCGAGATCGTATAACAAGAACGAGGAACTCGACTACACATGCCTAGAAAGCGGTTCTAAAATACAGATTCGGCTTCAttgctcactatgaagttgatAAGGCTGCATCTCTCTTCTTAGGTTCCCATACACCTGCAGCACCTGTTGTAAAGTATTACGGCGAGACTGCGTAAATTCCGAGGAAGCGCTTCACTCTATTTTTCATCATGTGTCCTCAACTTGTTTGAGTGAATTTGGAAATTCAGCATGTTTAAGCAACTGGTAGCTCAGCCTGATTTTATCCTGTGGCATTCTACATGGAACTCGTTAAATACGGTAAATGTGCCTCATGTATCGAGTATTGCGCTACATTGTGTCTATGGTGTATTCATACGTTCAAAGGCACGTAATGTGTGGGAATGAAACTCCGACATCTGAAAGACATaatgctaacctgtctatcgtGCATTTGTAGGCGCACGTCTCTGCAAGAAAAGACCGTGACACTTAGCGCAGCATAGCATGTGTTTACCTACCGGCAGGCAGATTACTGGGGTACCCAGGAGGTGGCTGATTGTTACCAAGGGGTGTAATGTTGGCACCAGAGTCTCCCGATCCTCTGGAGCCAATGATAGGCTTTCGAGTAGAAGACGTTGGTTCAGGAGTCTCAGGAACATCATCCACGGGCGGCGTGGGTCTCACTAGCTGGTCGAATGGCTTGTCTTCTTGCGATGTTGGCGGACAACAGAGCTTTGGTTGCTGGCGCCGATAGCCGCATATGTATTGACGTAATATGGAGAGATCCTTTATGCTGCTTAGTGTTGCACATTGGTTGTGCAGTATACAGGAACCAGGTTCATTGAATGGCGTCTTGCAGTCTGTAATCATGTATAACATATGCGAGACGTGCAACATCAGATGCGAAAACACTCAGTAGGAAATGTAATTCTCATAAGTTGATATTAAAGGAACTGCAAAGCGAAATATAACCATAAGGTTTCAAGGTCCCATCATGTAGAGCTTCGCTGtgtgatcacacacacacaagtcatCGTCTCTCAGTTCTTGATACTTTTCGCACTCATTATTTTGAACACTTTTAGAAACTGAAAGTTGGCGACCCTCAACGGtcgcaaagaacaaagttggcgTCTGCCCCGGATTGGCGGACAGACATCACGTGACATTGAAGTACAACGTAACGCATTTGAGACAGGTTACCAGTTGCCATTAGACTGTTTTTGAAACACAACACCAATTCTCAAGAAGTTCAGTTTAAACTGTTAACGGTTGTAACGTCCGAGTTCCGTGCCTGCAACGTGATCTCCGTCATCTGTTGGCCTTTCTCGTCTCTGTGTTGTCTGCTAGCTGTATCGCTGCTGTTTGCAAAACCTTGCGTCCAAGTGATTTAAACGAATGTAGGGTTCGCGTGCTTGTGTTCCTGAATACACTAACCGTGCACCTTCGTAATGAAACGCTAACTGCACTGGCGAGAAACGCATTATCCCCTCTGATGTATCGTCTAGTTGCTTGCGTTCTCAATACATGGCGCGCGAGTAGCCTCAGGGTTGGGGCTCTTCTGGAGTCCGTTAACTTGCTTTGGgcagcaatctttgaaattcgattgcattgctgaaaaaaaaaagatcaataTACAGCTGAACTAGTACGTATCTGAAGCGTCCAagttacaagctttcagaaaaccatacagttTCTAGAGGTTtgccattcactttacagttcctttcaGGGAAGCACCGTTCGCTTTGAACATAAAACCCACCGCATCGACTTACTGGATGCTGTATGCTGCGCTGTACCGCTCAGGACCAGAGCAAATAAGCTCAGAAATACAGCTGTCTGTCGCATCTGCAACACAGAGCAGACCATTAGAAAACAGTTCATAGGTGTGACGTGACAACGGCATTGCCAGTGCTCCTGCGCTACAAGCACGGGCATAAACCATAAAAATACAGCGCTGGAATCAGGCTAGCAACTAATACGGTCTGGTGCCGcccaacaacagcaacaaataagttaatgataatgaatggggaaattcgccacttaagATGCGGcacactaccccaaggcacaatggggcaggatgtgatgtgtcctgatgatgaggtgatgaacgatgctaaatagggatagtcagtggagtcagtatgacatcagaacggtaggcaaaaccacagcacacaaaaatacacacacagcacacaggtacgcaggcagattataagggtagagaggagaccagtgtcccggagaaaaatcttgaaagactcaagaacttgacgatggtcagtctggtgCCGCCCTTTCCTTACGCTAACccaacaactggtgacccgcACGTTCCATTCGCATGACTGACTGACTGCAACATATTTTCTGTAGTGGACGCTACGAGGTTGAAGCGGCGGTATACATACGGCCCACGACCCGCGTAAGACGTTCTACCGCACTAGCACGGCACCGGCAATGCTAACAGCATTGACCTGCAATTAACCATCCGCATTCACGGACTAATACCTTAgacagacagcatttcaaatgtcaattgcgagaaatggccttcggcctctcaaatgacctttgttcgggggcgcctgccagactggagggaaaggagtgctcctcaactgactgatctcaccggctccctttttcggtttcgttttccctgtctgctgtggaaatttgaagttggtctgtgcgccacaaatcaagatgcagaagccatatgcacttctctaaataggatctaaatacgtttacacagtttcactccattatccgcattttataggttttcctacattcagctgcgaaggtagcgagggtacaatggcataacactgttgtcgagattgctcctttttGCTCCtgaaatgtcgttgggggcctcctttcgcgttgatggtcatttcttagaaaggccctttgagctgccgtctgacacggctgtcagaggtcattttttgcaaatgaaaattccccgaagtccttcgagcatgccgtctgacaggggtataagactCTTCTCAATATTCGATTACTCGAACATAAATGAAGCAGTTGGAATCAGGTCAGGGACCAGAACGGTCTTGTCCAATCTTTCTTTACACCTACCCAGCAATTGGTGACCCGAAAGCCCCATTCGGCTGACTGAATGATTGCAACATTATTCTCTACAGCGAAGGCGACGAGGTTGGAGCTACGCTATGTATAGCAACGGCCCATGGTTCGCGCCAGACGTTCAACCGCATTAGCTCGGCACTGACAATCATTGACCCGCAATAAACCGATAGCATTCACGGACAATGACTCTTTTCAGTATTTGATGACTCGAATGTGAATGAAGCAGTCGAGATCAGGCTAGCAACCAGAACAGTATTGTGCCATCGTTTCTTTCGCATGCCTAAAACAAAGACAACAGTTCCTTGATATATTAGAGTTAGGGCATCGGAAATGCCCGCGTTCTCACCTGTGGTGTCGTATTGGAAATCGGATTCACTTATCATCGTACACGTCCCTGAAcgtctcttctaaacaggacaTTACCTGTCCCTTTCCTTATCAATGCCATCCTAGCTGATGTCGGAACTCGTCAGTAATGTACGAATACAATTTACAAACTGATAGAGTTGTAGTAGAGGATATGGATATTGGAGAACGTTCTTTATAGACATAGCTACCACCTCATAATTGCACCGCCGTAGATGTGCCGCCTAAAACAATAAGGGACACGAAATCATTTGATTACCCGCCTTGTTACCGTACACAACCATCCCTAAGAGTAATTGTTTGCTCCGTATCGCGTGCTTTGAAGAACGCAGGGGAAAGTAACtattctgaggctgaaacacacaaagagacaaacaCGACACAAGCCTCAACGCCTTAGAATATGaaagttgaaatatggcagttgcCGAAAAGCAGATGTCAGCGTGTCCTAATTGGTAGGGTACTTGACCGGCAATCAAGAGGTAcgtggttcgaatcccaccactgtccggctttttcgatgactgccacATTTCAGCTTTGAAGAGAGAACTTTCCAACCTTCCAGTGCGCCCACAATATGCATGACGACTTGCGGAAAGCACCAAGGCTGCgtttctgatgatgatgatgatggggatagtaggagaaaaaaatatggatatTTGAGCCCGCTCTCCACGGGAaaagctactccaggtctagtaaagaaaaaaaaatgggggaggGGAACGACAACGTCTAAACACACCAGAGCTCTGTTATGCGTTtctttgagtttgattatacatatatatatatcttgaaaagttggagttggatcggttttaataaaccccttttttgttacttcccctactttcgtcttctgtctcccatttatttcaactatatatatatatatacttggtgaatAGGGTTCTgacgaccgcgaatatatgtaagtatcttaaatgtaaataaattatcccttttttcttacttcccgtaccttcgtagtctgtgttttaattttcatttcagctatatatatatatatatatatatatataaaggaagatattgaatttgtcacctgacgaattctgctactccccacaacggaaatgaaatgaaatgcgtTTCTATTTTGCActgtattttttgttgtttttgtaattgtGTTGCTGTACGGTGCCCACGTACCTTCGTGGTGTAAGTTTCACACCATGTAGAAAGTTCTTGTGTAAAACACCCTCCTAAATCATGTATCTAttcttcggtcctcactgtgaagcgactcaatattccatttcaccactcTTCCGCCaccaatggggtagggtatcgctcCTAGCGAACTCCCAACGCATGATCATTCCAGTAAAGTTGTTGCTAAAAAGCGCACCTTGAAGGGGTGCGCAAAACCAACAACTTTAATGAAATGATGATGAAATACTACATTCAACAGAAAACACCATTTCATGGGGGTGTATCCcatttcttcgttttcttttgatttttttttaatggaatagcatgccgaccttggtctggcagacctttcctttcaataaatatatattccccccccccccatttcaaACTTGGTTTCAGAGGTGTGTTTtgtgcagggtgtcgaaccgcaaaaaatacgggttcggttcgggttcgggttcgtgttgcttggatttcgttccggttcagttccggttggGCCAAGCgaaaaaccgaaccggttcacaaacccgttcacagccccgaaccggttcaacgcttccattttatatctcccatGAAAAtgattttatcaggaaatgcgtggctaatagcttactgctgttgtctgcatggacgtttttagtggtcaggtactcccttcagcgagagaaaggagaaatgaatGAACACTTGCAAGtagcgtccacgctgatgaagcgctGTAGTCCTGCCTACTTTCTATTCCCAAAATCtcctttttcacacgcacagggCCAggaagatacacttaaaggaagcctgaTAAGAGAGACAGTATTTTACATTGACGACGGTAATTTCCTGCACgctgcattcgcagcgtgaatcgatctgataccgtactgaagcatgtcgaaataCATcgccagccttgctctgtccgagctcacagcagtgtaccggTTAATttacaacacaaaggcaatgtgttaCGACACAATTGTACTACCAGTAAGCaaaactacatttacttttcaaaccacgaccaatcaaacaggcatcgttctgcgtacgcttcttctccacttctcatgtgtCTGACATGTATAATTTTTACTACTCatgtgtaaagggaaatgttgagCGCTTGGTTAGTCACATATCGTCCTATATAGAGCtcacaactggcctactccattcctgcttcattcgtccgcgtggcgcctcctttctgaagagcagacgccgcagcgcgtgcgtggagcgctagccgcggcgctcacaaggaaaactgcgcttcaacgt
It contains:
- the LOC135386127 gene encoding venom protease-like, which produces MRQTAVFLSLFALVLSGTAQHTASNCKTPFNEPGSCILHNQCATLSSIKDLSILRQYICGYRRQQPKLCCPPTSQEDKPFDQLVRPTPPVDDVPETPEPTSSTRKPIIGSRGSGDSGANITPLGNNQPPPGYPSNLPAGCGISNVSTSRIVGGKVAEPGAWPWMAAIYLKTGGDEKVSCGGALVSERHVVTAAHCVAIGARARSLHPRYLSVRLGDHDLSTLDDNTAPVDVDVASITRHPNYDPRRFTGDIAVLKLATPVTFNQYVRPLCLPFGDLEEKDISGYHGFIVGWGATKFEGSGADLLREAQVPIWKEEECRKAYERHLPIAKSQMCAGDGRGKKDTCQGDSGGPFVLPHESRFYLIGVVSSGKDCATPGFPGIYTRVTSFLDWLKNALK